A window of Methanobacterium formicicum DSM 3637 contains these coding sequences:
- a CDS encoding UDP-N-acetylglucosamine--N-acetylmuramyl-(pentapeptide) pyrophosphoryl-undecaprenol N-acetylglucosamine transferase, whose protein sequence is MKVLLIPCGIGMGHTSRSVALAQKLEEKGDEVLFASYGSGYQTLNEYSDYDVVELPTIKFYGSSGELNFKHTARKSIDAPYIFLKSIYHESRIIKEFNPDVVVSDSHYSVPITCKVLGIPCVLVSNDLAPELKEECQKDRTLEYLENGLQRFIKDVSRLCQSIIIPDVQNSYEVPSPVRDRVNFTGPILKMNPKTMDGKNELRERFGFDQSEKMVMATVGGSEFGNKLLKLLHQAAPDLDCDRMILVTGPQIKLDLESSPRIICKRFLGDIMEWMKLSDFLVSLAGHTTSMEIASLGIPSLMVPIENHPEQMKNAMKMKNYGIAQVQNMGTLTPEILSENINRLLESQDLRKNAEKTRNIFSKYNGTEDAVNIIRSCAGTGDEASN, encoded by the coding sequence ATGAAAGTACTCCTAATACCCTGTGGCATTGGAATGGGACACACCTCCCGTTCAGTGGCTTTAGCCCAAAAATTAGAAGAGAAAGGTGACGAGGTTCTCTTTGCTAGCTACGGTTCTGGCTACCAGACACTTAATGAGTACAGTGACTACGATGTGGTGGAACTTCCAACCATCAAGTTCTACGGAAGTTCCGGTGAGCTGAACTTCAAACACACTGCCCGCAAGTCCATTGATGCACCTTACATTTTCCTGAAAAGTATATACCATGAATCCCGTATAATTAAGGAATTCAACCCGGATGTGGTTGTTTCTGATTCCCATTACTCAGTCCCCATCACCTGCAAGGTACTGGGCATACCCTGTGTGTTGGTAAGTAACGACCTGGCACCGGAACTTAAAGAGGAATGCCAGAAAGACCGTACCCTGGAATACTTGGAGAATGGATTGCAGCGCTTTATAAAGGATGTTTCAAGGCTCTGCCAGTCAATCATCATACCGGATGTTCAAAACTCTTACGAAGTACCTTCCCCTGTGCGTGACCGGGTGAACTTCACCGGACCCATACTGAAGATGAACCCCAAAACCATGGATGGTAAAAATGAACTCAGGGAGCGTTTTGGTTTTGACCAGTCCGAAAAAATGGTGATGGCCACTGTAGGGGGATCAGAATTTGGTAACAAACTTTTAAAACTCCTGCACCAGGCAGCACCAGACCTTGATTGTGATCGGATGATCCTGGTCACCGGGCCCCAGATAAAACTGGATCTGGAATCTTCCCCACGGATAATATGCAAAAGATTTCTGGGGGATATCATGGAGTGGATGAAACTATCCGACTTCCTGGTGAGCCTGGCTGGACACACCACCTCCATGGAAATAGCTTCCCTGGGCATTCCCAGCCTGATGGTTCCCATAGAGAATCATCCTGAGCAGATGAAAAACGCCATGAAAATGAAAAATTATGGAATAGCTCAGGTGCAGAACATGGGCACTTTAACACCGGAGATTTTATCAGAAAATATCAACCGGCTCCTGGAAAGTCAGGATCTCAGGAAAAATGCAGAAAAAACCAGGAATATATTTTCCAAGTACAATGGAACTGAAGATGCAGTGAATATCATTCGCAGTTGTGCAGGAACTGGAGATGAAGCTTCAAATTAG
- a CDS encoding class III signal peptide-containing protein, whose translation MFLNDERGQGAAEYILLFGAMIVIAIFSIIIYRNYVLSTNPLNSAQDINQVRSTIPTKA comes from the coding sequence GTGTTTCTAAATGATGAAAGAGGGCAAGGGGCGGCAGAATACATACTTTTATTTGGAGCAATGATTGTTATAGCCATATTTTCAATAATAATTTATCGCAATTATGTCTTATCAACCAATCCTTTAAATTCCGCTCAGGATATTAATCAAGTGCGAAGTACAATTCCAACTAAAGCTTAA